The following are from one region of the Candidatus Methylomirabilis sp. genome:
- a CDS encoding AzlD domain-containing protein — MRVDVALIILGMAAATYLTRAGATLALGDRSLPGPIERWLRHVPLAILTALAIPGLLFTGGVVDLPRLAPRLVGGLLTFYLARRTRNLFAAVAAGVLAYLGVLRLLT; from the coding sequence ATGAGGGTCGACGTCGCGCTCATCATCCTAGGAATGGCGGCAGCGACCTACCTCACGCGGGCAGGTGCCACCCTCGCCCTGGGAGACAGGTCCCTGCCGGGGCCGATCGAGCGCTGGCTCCGGCACGTCCCCCTCGCCATCCTGACGGCCCTCGCGATCCCGGGCCTCCTGTTCACAGGAGGGGTGGTGGACCTGCCGCGACTCGCCCCCCGCCTGGTGGGAGGGCTGCTCACCTTCTACCTCGCGCGCCGAACCCGCAACCTCTTCGCGGCCGTCGCGGCGGGGGTGCTCGCGTATCTGGGGGTGCTGCGGCTCCTGACCTGA
- a CDS encoding AzlC family ABC transporter permease — protein LPLLSVWATPATIIATTAAINLRHLLMGASLTRVLQGVPRRLLATVAFGLTDETYALVMSRAQRRRLFPAYVLGSFCAMYVGWNAGTALGAALGTLIGPPERYGLDFAVTAVFIALLTFFLEGRPAWTVLGAAAAISIGGVLLLPSNSHLIAAGLGGSLVGAALERR, from the coding sequence CTCCCCCTCCTCTCCGTCTGGGCCACTCCCGCGACGATCATCGCCACCACAGCAGCCATCAACCTGCGGCACCTCCTGATGGGAGCCTCCCTTACGCGGGTCCTCCAAGGGGTTCCCCGGCGGCTCCTGGCCACGGTCGCCTTCGGCCTCACGGACGAGACCTACGCCCTGGTCATGAGCCGGGCGCAGCGCCGGCGGCTCTTCCCCGCCTACGTGCTCGGGAGCTTCTGCGCGATGTACGTCGGGTGGAACGCCGGGACGGCCCTCGGGGCCGCGCTCGGCACCCTCATCGGACCCCCGGAGCGCTACGGCCTGGACTTCGCCGTGACCGCCGTCTTCATCGCTCTCCTGACGTTCTTCCTCGAGGGCCGTCCCGCCTGGACCGTCCTGGGAGCGGCAGCGGCCATCAGCATCGGCGGGGTGCTGCTCCTGCCCAGCAACAGCCACCTGATCGCGGCGGGGCTGGGAGGAAGCCTCGTGGGCGCGGCCCTGGAGCGCCGATGA